The Mycobacterium sp. 3519A genome contains a region encoding:
- the aftC gene encoding arabinofuranan 3-O-arabinosyltransferase, producing the protein MYGALVAALDSIRTGLLKAFAPRTSAPSVAVVLRSILWPVAILMIIHRSYVLATNGYITDDYGPVYRAVVNFKKGWDIYNEHFDYVDPHYLYPPGGTLIMAPFGYLPVDASRYWFITFNTIAIIIAAVLLVQLFKFSWTSVALPALLVAMFCTESVVNTLVFGNINGCILLLEVLFFRWLLDGKVNHQWWAGVAIGLTLVVKPLLGPLLLLPLLNRQWRALVTAFLMPLIFNAVAWPLVADPMNFVTGTLRYIFKTRDYFNSSIDGNGTYYGLPPWLILLLRFAFLALAVVSLWLLYRYYRTRDPLFWMATSSGVLLITSYLVLSLGQGYYSMMLFPFLMTVVLPNSVIRNWPAWLAIYGFMSADRWLLGHWPTTGRYLEYMKFTYGWCLMLIVVFSVLYFRYLDAKADGRLDDGIDPVWVKQKEPVPA; encoded by the coding sequence GTGTACGGTGCGCTGGTGGCGGCTCTTGACTCCATTCGAACCGGCCTGTTGAAGGCGTTCGCGCCCCGAACCTCAGCGCCAAGCGTCGCAGTCGTGCTGCGGTCCATCCTGTGGCCGGTGGCGATCCTGATGATCATCCACCGCAGCTACGTGTTGGCCACCAACGGCTACATCACCGATGACTACGGTCCGGTGTACCGCGCGGTCGTCAACTTCAAAAAGGGCTGGGACATCTACAACGAGCACTTCGATTACGTGGACCCGCACTACCTGTATCCGCCGGGTGGGACGCTGATCATGGCGCCGTTCGGCTACCTGCCCGTCGACGCGTCGCGCTACTGGTTCATCACGTTCAACACGATCGCGATCATCATCGCGGCGGTTCTGCTGGTGCAGTTGTTCAAATTCTCGTGGACGTCGGTGGCGTTGCCGGCGCTGCTCGTCGCGATGTTCTGCACCGAAAGCGTGGTCAACACACTGGTTTTCGGCAACATCAACGGTTGCATCCTGCTGCTGGAGGTGCTGTTCTTCCGGTGGCTGCTCGACGGCAAGGTCAACCACCAGTGGTGGGCCGGGGTGGCGATCGGGCTGACGCTGGTGGTCAAACCGCTGCTGGGGCCGCTGCTGTTGCTGCCGCTGCTGAACCGGCAGTGGCGCGCGCTGGTGACCGCGTTCCTGATGCCGCTGATTTTCAACGCGGTCGCGTGGCCGTTGGTCGCCGACCCGATGAACTTCGTCACCGGCACGCTGCGGTACATCTTCAAAACGCGCGACTATTTCAACAGTTCGATCGACGGCAACGGCACCTACTACGGTCTGCCACCGTGGCTGATCCTGTTGCTGCGCTTCGCGTTCCTGGCGCTGGCCGTGGTCAGCCTGTGGCTGCTGTACCGCTACTACCGCACCCGCGACCCGCTGTTCTGGATGGCGACGTCATCGGGCGTGCTGCTGATCACGTCGTATCTGGTGCTGTCGCTGGGCCAGGGCTACTACTCGATGATGCTGTTCCCGTTCCTGATGACGGTGGTGCTACCCAACTCGGTGATCCGCAATTGGCCTGCGTGGCTTGCGATCTACGGGTTCATGAGCGCCGACCGGTGGCTGCTCGGTCACTGGCCGACGACCGGGCGGTACTTGGAGTACATGAAGTTCACCTACGGCTGGTGTCTGATGCTCATCGTGGTGTTCAGCGTGCTCTACTTCCGCTATCTCGACGCCAAGGCCGACGGCCGCCTCGACGACGGCATCGACCCGGTGTGGGTGAAGCAGAAGGAGCCGGTGCCGGCTTAG
- a CDS encoding RNA polymerase sigma factor, translating to MRVRPFEDVVAEHGATVLRVCRAVLGPTDAEDAWSETFLSALRAYPELPADANVEAWLVTIAHRRAVDVGRARSRRPTPTDTLPERPAAHADPAARDPDLWAALQRLPAKQRQALAYHHIAGLPFAEIAELLGNSPDAARRAAADGLKTLRKYYREDETA from the coding sequence GTGAGGGTGCGACCGTTCGAGGACGTGGTGGCCGAGCACGGGGCGACCGTGCTGCGCGTCTGCCGGGCCGTCCTCGGCCCTACCGACGCCGAGGACGCCTGGTCGGAGACGTTCCTTTCGGCGCTGCGCGCGTACCCGGAGCTGCCCGCCGACGCCAACGTCGAGGCCTGGCTGGTCACGATCGCCCACCGCCGCGCCGTCGACGTCGGGCGCGCCCGCTCGCGGCGCCCCACGCCCACCGACACCCTGCCCGAACGTCCCGCCGCCCACGCTGATCCCGCGGCGCGCGACCCCGACCTGTGGGCCGCGCTGCAGCGGCTACCGGCCAAACAACGTCAGGCGCTGGCCTACCACCACATCGCGGGCCTGCCGTTCGCCGAAATCGCCGAACTGCTCGGCAACTCCCCCGACGCCGCGCGCCGAGCCGCCGCCGACGGACTCAAGACTCTCCGGAAGTACTATCGCGAGGACGAAACAGCATGA
- a CDS encoding PPOX class F420-dependent oxidoreductase translates to MKLNDAARELIGEGTDATLVTINPDGSPQATVVWVALESTPDGDELVAAHLHEYQKTRNIRRDPRVAVTILSTKHPGQQTPYLAITGTARIVEGGAPALLKKLARVMLGSDEHFPPPNAPEGLLTRIRIDKVGGLGVAAS, encoded by the coding sequence ATGAAACTCAACGACGCCGCCCGCGAACTCATCGGCGAGGGCACCGACGCGACACTTGTCACGATCAACCCCGACGGCAGCCCGCAGGCCACCGTCGTCTGGGTGGCTCTGGAATCGACACCCGACGGCGACGAACTGGTCGCCGCGCACCTGCACGAGTACCAGAAAACCCGCAACATCCGCCGCGACCCGCGGGTGGCCGTCACGATCCTGTCGACCAAGCACCCGGGTCAGCAGACGCCCTACCTGGCGATCACCGGGACCGCGCGCATCGTCGAAGGCGGCGCGCCCGCGCTGCTGAAGAAACTGGCCAGGGTGATGCTCGGCAGCGACGAGCATTTCCCGCCGCCAAACGCCCCGGAAGGTCTGCTCACCCGCATCCGGATCGACAAGGTCGGCGGCCTCGGGGTCGCGGCGTCCTGA
- a CDS encoding pyrimidine reductase family protein: protein MPADVAGIQLTVLGSTESVDERRLADFYAYPDGLQSCWVRGNMIASLDGGATDDGKAGGLAGAGDRAVFALMRHAADVILVGAATVRVENYSGAQLSVSARQQRQRRGQAEVPPIAVVTQSGDLDPAALLFTRTEVPPLILTSGRSVDATRRRLGSVAEVIDASGPQSDSVDGATVLNIFADRGLYRVLSEGGPLFLGSLIADGLLDELCLTIAPILVGGAAQRIATGPGQVRTRMRRTHLLTDDDGYLYTRYVKGV, encoded by the coding sequence ATGCCTGCCGACGTTGCCGGGATACAGCTCACAGTGCTCGGCTCCACCGAATCGGTGGACGAGAGACGACTCGCCGACTTCTACGCCTATCCCGACGGTCTTCAGTCGTGTTGGGTGCGCGGCAACATGATCGCGAGCCTGGACGGCGGCGCCACCGACGACGGAAAGGCCGGTGGGCTCGCCGGCGCCGGGGATCGTGCGGTCTTCGCGCTGATGCGGCACGCCGCCGACGTGATCCTGGTCGGCGCCGCCACAGTGCGTGTCGAGAACTACTCCGGCGCGCAGCTATCGGTCTCCGCTCGACAGCAGCGGCAGCGCCGCGGCCAGGCCGAGGTGCCGCCGATCGCCGTCGTCACCCAGTCCGGCGACCTGGACCCGGCGGCGTTGTTGTTCACCCGCACCGAGGTGCCGCCGTTGATCCTGACCAGCGGCCGGTCCGTCGATGCCACGCGGCGCAGACTCGGCTCGGTGGCCGAGGTCATCGACGCGTCAGGTCCGCAGTCAGACAGCGTCGACGGCGCCACCGTGCTGAACATCTTCGCCGACCGCGGCCTGTACCGAGTGCTGTCCGAGGGCGGTCCGCTGTTCCTCGGCTCGCTGATCGCAGACGGTCTGCTCGACGAGCTGTGCCTGACCATCGCGCCGATCCTCGTCGGCGGCGCGGCCCAGCGCATCGCCACCGGTCCGGGCCAGGTGCGCACCAGGATGCGTCGCACCCATCTGCTCACCGACGACGACGGCTACCTCTACACCCGCTACGTCAAAGGGGTGTGA
- a CDS encoding Clp protease N-terminal domain-containing protein, with amino-acid sequence MTEPVKITNPVRLDDLITAIKTAHDEPLDQLTDAVIAADALGDIADHLIGHFVDQARKSGASWTEIGKCMGVTKQAAQKRFVPKADALLDPNAGFGRFTPRARNVIVVAQNKAGEAGNNEIGTDHLVLGLFADPDGLAAKLLAGQGIDADTVIKAITLPPRADNVPTLIPFNGQAKKALELTFRQALRLGHNYVGTEHILLALYEVEDDDGTLHRVGVDRDRFERELVAALESLTKG; translated from the coding sequence ATGACCGAGCCAGTCAAAATCACCAACCCCGTCCGCCTCGACGACCTCATCACCGCGATCAAGACGGCCCACGACGAACCGCTCGATCAACTCACCGACGCGGTCATCGCCGCCGACGCCCTCGGCGACATCGCCGACCACCTGATCGGCCACTTCGTCGACCAAGCCCGCAAGTCCGGCGCCTCGTGGACCGAGATCGGCAAGTGCATGGGGGTGACCAAGCAGGCCGCCCAGAAGCGGTTCGTGCCCAAGGCGGACGCGTTACTGGACCCGAATGCCGGGTTCGGCCGATTCACGCCCCGCGCCCGCAACGTGATCGTCGTCGCGCAGAACAAGGCGGGCGAAGCAGGTAACAACGAGATCGGCACCGACCATCTGGTCCTCGGCCTGTTCGCAGACCCCGACGGCCTGGCCGCCAAGCTGCTGGCCGGGCAGGGCATCGACGCCGACACCGTGATCAAGGCCATCACGCTGCCGCCGCGCGCCGACAACGTGCCCACCCTGATCCCGTTCAACGGACAGGCCAAGAAAGCGTTGGAACTGACCTTCCGCCAAGCACTTCGGTTGGGCCACAACTACGTCGGCACCGAACACATTCTGCTGGCACTGTATGAAGTCGAGGACGACGACGGCACGCTGCACCGGGTCGGTGTCGACCGGGACCGCTTCGAGCGCGAACTGGTGGCCGCACTCGAGTCGCTGACGAAAGGCTGA
- a CDS encoding LuxR C-terminal-related transcriptional regulator, translating to MSQTDWSDLGMTDLLPTGMVTLLLADVEGSTRLWQSQSEEMTNAVARLDVVLADIVAKHHGVRPVEQGEGDSFVLAFARASDAVGCALDLQLTPLAPLRLRVGVHTGEVQLRDEANYMGSTINRTARLRDLAHGGQTVLSGVTYEMVAERLPDGAWVRELGSHPLRDLPRPERVVQLCHPDLHNEFPPLRVTNVASAHNLPAQLTSFVGRSAQMAAVRSLLDENRLVTLTGAGGAGKTRLAIEVASQLPVPDGVWYVDLAPITHPEVVLVAMARALGLPDQPGRSTDDTLIRFIGDRHLLIVLDNCEHLLDACASAIGTLLGACPELKLLTTSREPLGIPGEVTFVVPSLSLEDEAIQLFIDRARRAQPEFMVTEDNAATLGEICRRLDGMPLAIELAAARVRALTLDEILDGLHDRFRLLTGGARRAVRRQQTLHASVDWSHALLTDAERALFRRLAMFLGGFGLEAAHAVAGDDGVERYQVLDLLSLLVDKSLLTAENVSGRTQYRLLETMRQYALEKLGESGETIEIGNRHRDYYTALAAGLDSPKGVGDAQRLEHVQAEFDNLRGAFAWSLENDESEPALRLATSLLPLWFSRWRNREGLAWLAAALAAEAPQDDPARVRALAYQGMLQCFTGVAEGEQIVDEALNLARQTGDSDVIISALVAHGVGHAQNADVAAADFREAAALARELDDRWRLSQVFGWQVMAAMAVGDHAAIEAVAQEGSALADAIGDGYTARICRLAVCNAHTFRGEVRQAVEKLRDALAEAAAARDPFCQLTAQLNRVFALAWQGDVDRAQEVLDVLLNFRVSLGDLVDRVVHSGIGLVKQAAGDAVAAREAYAVALQRTPLTPQTVSTYVVAPLPLLACEEFTAARRLADEVVAASTGISLVAGLAARARVALAQGELEQAERDAREALALGAERHGYVMIPDAFEALGYLAGDAGSYREAARLFGMADAARRQTGISRFKIFEADHVTRLAGVRDSLGEDDFQAAWDEGATLTIEEAIAYVGRGRGERRRPTKGWDSLTPTELDVIRLACDGLGNKQIATRLFVSPRTVQAHLSHVYSKLGVTSRVQLAQEASRH from the coding sequence ATGAGCCAGACCGACTGGAGCGACCTTGGCATGACCGATCTACTGCCAACGGGCATGGTGACGTTGCTTCTTGCCGACGTCGAAGGCTCCACGCGGCTTTGGCAGAGCCAGTCCGAAGAGATGACGAACGCGGTTGCCCGCCTCGACGTGGTACTCGCCGACATCGTCGCCAAGCATCACGGCGTTCGTCCCGTCGAACAAGGCGAAGGGGACAGCTTCGTGCTCGCGTTCGCCCGCGCCAGCGATGCGGTGGGGTGTGCATTAGATCTGCAGTTGACGCCGCTGGCGCCGCTGCGACTGCGCGTCGGCGTGCACACCGGCGAGGTGCAGTTGCGCGACGAAGCCAACTACATGGGTTCGACGATCAACCGCACTGCGCGGCTGCGGGATTTGGCCCACGGTGGCCAAACGGTGCTGTCCGGGGTGACCTACGAGATGGTGGCGGAGCGACTTCCGGACGGGGCGTGGGTGCGTGAGCTCGGTTCTCATCCGCTGCGGGATCTACCCCGTCCCGAGCGGGTGGTCCAGTTGTGTCATCCCGACCTACACAACGAGTTCCCGCCGCTGCGGGTCACGAACGTCGCTTCAGCTCACAATCTTCCGGCGCAACTCACCAGTTTCGTCGGCCGCAGCGCTCAAATGGCCGCTGTCCGAAGCCTTCTCGACGAGAACCGGTTGGTGACATTGACCGGTGCCGGCGGTGCAGGCAAGACTCGGTTGGCGATCGAAGTCGCAAGCCAACTCCCTGTTCCCGATGGGGTCTGGTACGTCGACCTGGCGCCGATCACACATCCCGAAGTGGTCCTTGTCGCGATGGCGCGCGCACTGGGATTGCCTGACCAACCGGGCCGCTCGACCGACGACACACTGATTCGCTTCATCGGTGACCGGCACCTGCTGATCGTGCTCGACAACTGCGAGCACCTGCTGGATGCCTGCGCGTCGGCCATCGGGACGCTCCTCGGCGCGTGCCCGGAATTGAAACTGTTGACGACCAGTCGTGAACCGCTTGGGATTCCGGGCGAAGTGACGTTTGTCGTGCCGTCGCTGTCGCTTGAGGACGAGGCGATCCAGCTGTTCATTGACCGGGCACGTCGTGCGCAGCCGGAATTCATGGTCACCGAAGACAATGCCGCGACGCTGGGCGAGATCTGCCGACGGCTCGACGGTATGCCGCTGGCCATCGAACTGGCCGCGGCGCGGGTGCGGGCGCTGACGCTCGACGAAATCCTGGACGGGCTGCACGACCGCTTCCGACTGCTGACCGGCGGTGCGCGCCGGGCGGTGCGACGTCAGCAGACGCTGCACGCGTCGGTGGACTGGTCGCATGCGTTGTTGACCGACGCTGAGCGCGCGTTGTTCCGTCGATTGGCGATGTTCCTCGGCGGGTTCGGCCTGGAGGCCGCGCACGCCGTCGCCGGTGACGACGGAGTGGAGCGCTACCAGGTGCTCGACCTACTCAGCCTGCTTGTCGACAAGTCGCTTCTGACAGCTGAAAACGTTAGCGGCAGAACGCAATACCGATTGCTGGAAACCATGCGGCAATATGCCCTGGAGAAGCTCGGCGAATCGGGTGAGACAATCGAGATCGGCAACCGCCACCGCGACTACTACACCGCGTTGGCCGCCGGGCTTGATTCACCGAAGGGCGTCGGCGATGCGCAGCGCCTGGAGCATGTGCAAGCCGAGTTCGACAACCTCAGGGGCGCGTTCGCCTGGAGTCTCGAGAACGACGAGAGCGAACCCGCCCTGCGCCTCGCGACGTCACTGTTACCGCTGTGGTTTTCTCGGTGGCGCAATCGTGAAGGTCTTGCGTGGCTCGCGGCCGCACTTGCCGCAGAGGCGCCGCAGGATGATCCGGCGCGGGTGCGAGCGCTTGCCTACCAGGGCATGCTGCAGTGCTTCACCGGAGTCGCCGAGGGTGAACAGATCGTCGACGAGGCGCTCAACCTGGCGCGGCAGACGGGAGACTCCGACGTCATCATCAGCGCCCTCGTCGCGCACGGTGTGGGCCACGCCCAGAACGCTGATGTAGCCGCAGCCGATTTTCGCGAGGCCGCCGCTCTCGCACGCGAACTCGACGATCGGTGGCGACTTAGTCAAGTTTTCGGGTGGCAGGTGATGGCGGCGATGGCAGTAGGAGATCATGCTGCCATCGAAGCGGTGGCGCAGGAAGGTAGCGCTCTCGCCGACGCGATCGGGGACGGCTACACCGCGCGGATATGCCGACTGGCTGTCTGCAACGCTCACACGTTCCGAGGGGAGGTCAGGCAAGCGGTCGAGAAACTGCGTGATGCACTCGCAGAAGCCGCGGCGGCGCGCGATCCGTTCTGCCAGTTGACCGCCCAGCTGAACCGTGTCTTCGCGTTGGCTTGGCAGGGCGACGTGGACCGAGCGCAAGAGGTGCTGGATGTGCTCCTCAACTTCCGGGTCTCTCTCGGCGACCTCGTCGACCGCGTCGTGCACTCGGGGATAGGGCTTGTCAAGCAGGCGGCGGGCGACGCTGTTGCGGCGCGCGAGGCCTACGCAGTGGCACTGCAGCGCACGCCACTGACACCCCAGACGGTGTCCACATATGTGGTTGCGCCGTTACCGCTGTTGGCCTGTGAAGAATTCACGGCGGCCCGCCGTCTAGCGGACGAAGTCGTGGCAGCGTCGACGGGTATCTCACTGGTAGCGGGGTTAGCGGCACGGGCGCGCGTCGCCCTCGCGCAAGGCGAACTCGAACAGGCCGAGCGCGACGCCCGCGAGGCGTTGGCGCTCGGCGCCGAACGCCACGGCTATGTGATGATTCCCGACGCGTTCGAAGCTCTCGGCTACCTCGCGGGCGACGCGGGTAGTTACCGGGAAGCAGCACGACTGTTCGGGATGGCCGACGCCGCCCGGCGGCAGACGGGTATCAGTCGATTCAAAATATTCGAGGCTGACCATGTGACGCGGCTCGCTGGTGTCCGAGACAGCCTGGGGGAGGATGACTTTCAAGCGGCATGGGACGAGGGCGCAACGCTGACCATCGAGGAGGCGATCGCCTACGTCGGCCGAGGCCGCGGTGAACGCAGGCGGCCGACGAAGGGCTGGGACTCGCTGACCCCGACAGAACTCGACGTAATCCGGCTGGCCTGTGACGGCCTGGGCAACAAGCAAATTGCCACCCGGCTCTTCGTGTCGCCGCGTACCGTGCAGGCGCACCTGTCGCACGTCTACTCGAAGCTAGGTGTCACCTCACGTGTGCAACTGGCGCAGGAGGCCAGCAGACACTAA
- a CDS encoding methylated-DNA--[protein]-cysteine S-methyltransferase — protein sequence MTANLFDELAADDGALTRLHQRLERDADAADLLDIAYRTLDTPVGTLLLAATTAGLVRVAYDVEGHDAVLHALAERISPRVLRAPARLDAVARQIDEYFAKQRTAFDVPVDLRLADGFRRNVIEHLREIGYGHRESYATVAAAIGNPKAVRAVGTACAHNPLPVVIPCHRVVRSDGATGQYVGGPVAKSTLLDLEAA from the coding sequence ATGACCGCCAACCTTTTTGACGAGCTGGCCGCCGACGACGGCGCGCTGACCCGGCTGCACCAGCGGCTCGAACGCGACGCCGACGCCGCCGATCTGCTCGACATCGCCTACCGCACCCTCGACACCCCGGTGGGCACGCTGCTGCTGGCGGCCACCACCGCCGGATTGGTCCGGGTGGCCTATGACGTCGAAGGGCACGACGCGGTGCTGCACGCTCTCGCCGAACGGATCAGCCCGCGGGTGCTGCGCGCACCGGCACGGTTGGACGCCGTGGCGCGGCAGATCGACGAATATTTCGCCAAGCAGCGCACCGCCTTCGACGTGCCCGTCGACCTGCGGCTGGCAGACGGCTTCCGCCGCAACGTGATCGAACATTTGCGCGAGATCGGCTACGGCCACCGCGAGAGCTATGCGACGGTGGCCGCCGCGATCGGAAACCCGAAGGCGGTCCGTGCCGTCGGCACGGCGTGCGCACACAACCCGCTGCCGGTGGTGATCCCCTGCCATCGCGTCGTGCGGTCGGACGGGGCGACGGGCCAGTATGTCGGCGGGCCGGTGGCCAAGTCGACACTGCTGGATCTCGAGGCCGCCTGA
- a CDS encoding alpha/beta hydrolase encodes MRRRRHLAQAMSLATALAFVAACAPGLAANPRYATDAGAHPQGAPQTTKAASGPPPIEAPKNDLSWRDCTSRVFSEAAVQAIPGVKLDCASYDADLDPINGATGTVSIGVVRATSVQTPKDAGPLVMTTGSDLPSSTQLPVWLNRAGADVLKSHPIVAVDRRGTGMSGALDCRDLYDRQEMIDQAQFQSGDDPVANLGAITQTATTSCTDTIAPGDSAYDNSHAAEDIERLRSTWDVPTIALLGVGNGAQVALAYAGSHPNKVARLVLDSPLPLGIAAEAATEQRVKGEQAALDAWAAQCLATNCPLAPDPKGAIDALLDSARNGGGPGGASVSAVADAISTALAYPRGDRVNSGNDLAAAVAAARAGDTNQMTNLITAAENLRQTDGQFVNGCSDALNRPTPDRVRELVVAWPKLYPQFGAVGALSLVKCLNWPSGSAPQDPKNLKIPVMLLGVQNDPIVGNEGVAAVGATMINAGTTSKRVMWQGIGHGASIYSECALPPVIGYLNSGNLPPTDTYCPA; translated from the coding sequence ATGCGTCGGCGTCGTCACCTCGCCCAGGCCATGAGCCTGGCAACCGCCTTGGCCTTCGTCGCCGCGTGCGCACCAGGCCTTGCCGCCAATCCCCGCTACGCCACCGACGCGGGTGCGCATCCTCAGGGGGCGCCACAGACCACGAAGGCGGCGTCCGGCCCGCCGCCGATCGAGGCGCCGAAGAACGACCTGTCGTGGCGCGACTGCACGTCACGCGTATTCAGCGAGGCCGCCGTCCAGGCGATTCCCGGGGTGAAGCTGGACTGCGCCAGCTATGACGCCGACCTCGACCCGATCAACGGCGCCACCGGAACGGTCAGCATCGGCGTCGTGCGGGCCACGTCCGTGCAGACGCCCAAGGATGCCGGGCCGCTGGTGATGACCACCGGATCGGACCTGCCGTCGTCGACGCAGTTACCGGTGTGGCTGAACCGCGCCGGCGCCGACGTGCTCAAGTCGCATCCGATCGTGGCGGTCGACCGCCGCGGCACCGGCATGTCGGGGGCACTGGACTGCCGCGACCTCTACGACCGCCAGGAGATGATCGACCAGGCGCAGTTCCAGTCCGGCGACGACCCGGTCGCCAACCTCGGCGCGATCACGCAGACTGCCACCACCAGTTGCACCGATACCATCGCGCCGGGCGACTCCGCATACGACAACTCGCACGCCGCCGAGGACATCGAGCGGTTGCGCAGCACCTGGGACGTGCCGACTATCGCGCTGTTGGGTGTCGGCAACGGCGCGCAGGTCGCACTCGCGTACGCCGGCTCGCATCCGAACAAGGTGGCCCGGCTGGTGCTGGACTCGCCGCTGCCGCTGGGCATCGCAGCCGAGGCCGCGACCGAGCAGCGGGTGAAGGGTGAACAGGCCGCGTTGGACGCCTGGGCCGCGCAATGTCTGGCCACCAACTGCCCGCTGGCGCCGGATCCCAAGGGCGCGATCGACGCGCTGCTGGATTCGGCACGAAACGGCGGCGGGCCGGGCGGCGCGTCGGTGTCGGCGGTCGCCGACGCGATTTCGACGGCGCTGGCCTATCCGCGAGGCGACCGCGTCAACTCCGGTAACGACCTGGCTGCGGCCGTCGCGGCGGCGCGGGCCGGCGATACGAACCAGATGACCAACCTCATCACCGCCGCCGAGAACCTGCGCCAGACCGACGGCCAGTTCGTCAACGGCTGCAGCGACGCGCTGAACCGGCCGACCCCGGACCGGGTCCGCGAGTTGGTGGTCGCCTGGCCCAAGCTCTATCCGCAGTTCGGGGCCGTCGGCGCGCTCAGCCTGGTCAAGTGCTTGAACTGGCCGAGCGGTTCGGCGCCGCAGGACCCGAAGAACCTGAAGATCCCGGTGATGCTGCTTGGCGTGCAGAACGATCCGATCGTCGGCAACGAGGGCGTGGCGGCGGTCGGCGCGACCATGATCAACGCGGGCACCACCAGCAAGCGGGTGATGTGGCAGGGCATCGGGCACGGCGCCAGCATCTACTCGGAGTGCGCGCTGCCGCCGGTGATCGGCTACCTCAATAGCGGTAACCTGCCACCCACCGACACCTACTGCCCGGCCTGA
- the zapE gene encoding cell division protein ZapE → MHGSSGVAHLVDRHPSVTPERLIAQLIPPPTFSDVSFETYKPDPAEPTQASAVQACRQFCEQAVERRAGKKKLFGRRETLPGVGIYLDGGFGVGKTHLLASSYFELPGPKAFATFGEMTQLAGVFGFVECIELLADYTAVCIDEFELDDPGNTTLISRLLSELVARGVSVAATSNTLPDQLGEGRFAVQDFLREIHALASIFTSVRIDGPDYRHRDLPPAPVPPSDAEVASRAAAVPGATLDDFDALCKHLATMHPSRYLTLIEGVTAVFITGVHPIDDQNVALRLVSLTDRLYDAGTPVVASGTKLDTIFSAEMLAGGFRKKYLRATSRLLALTAAGQTAGQTSGEQT, encoded by the coding sequence ATGCACGGGTCCAGCGGGGTGGCGCATCTGGTCGATCGGCACCCCAGCGTCACACCCGAGCGTTTGATCGCCCAGTTGATTCCGCCGCCGACATTCTCCGACGTCAGCTTCGAGACCTACAAACCCGATCCCGCCGAGCCGACGCAGGCGTCGGCAGTGCAGGCCTGCCGGCAGTTCTGCGAGCAGGCCGTCGAGCGGCGGGCGGGCAAGAAGAAACTCTTCGGCAGGCGCGAGACGCTGCCCGGGGTGGGCATCTACCTCGACGGCGGGTTCGGCGTCGGGAAGACGCATCTGCTGGCGTCGTCGTATTTCGAGCTTCCCGGGCCCAAGGCATTCGCGACGTTCGGCGAGATGACGCAACTGGCCGGGGTGTTCGGCTTCGTCGAATGCATCGAGCTGCTGGCCGATTACACCGCGGTGTGCATCGACGAGTTCGAGCTCGACGACCCGGGCAACACCACGCTGATCTCGCGGCTCCTCTCGGAGTTGGTGGCGCGCGGGGTGTCCGTCGCTGCGACGTCGAACACGCTGCCCGATCAGCTCGGTGAGGGCCGCTTCGCCGTGCAGGACTTCTTACGTGAAATCCACGCGCTGGCAAGCATTTTCACGTCGGTGCGGATTGACGGGCCGGATTACCGGCACCGCGACCTGCCGCCCGCACCCGTGCCGCCGAGCGATGCGGAAGTCGCGTCGCGGGCCGCCGCGGTGCCGGGCGCGACGCTCGACGATTTCGACGCGCTGTGCAAGCACCTGGCGACCATGCACCCGTCGCGCTATCTGACCCTGATCGAGGGTGTCACCGCGGTGTTCATCACCGGGGTGCATCCGATCGACGATCAGAACGTCGCGTTGCGGTTGGTGTCGCTGACCGATCGGCTCTACGACGCGGGCACTCCGGTGGTGGCGTCGGGCACCAAACTGGACACCATCTTCTCCGCGGAGATGCTGGCGGGCGGTTTCCGGAAGAAGTATCTGCGGGCAACGTCGCGCCTGTTGGCGTTGACAGCGGCCGGCCAAACTGCCGGCCAGACTTCCGGCGAGCAGACATAA
- a CDS encoding GNAT family N-acetyltransferase produces the protein MSIDVTAAVEADLPELADVAAVTFPLACPPEATQENIAAFIAENLSQARFREYLADPDRAVLAARFEDRIAGYAMLIRGVPDDDDVQRAVTLRPAVELSKIYVLADSHGAGVSAALMTAAVQYAAEHDAKCVWLGVNQQNRRAQRFYAKHGFTVNGTKTFQLGAGVENDYVMVRPLP, from the coding sequence GTGTCGATTGACGTCACCGCGGCCGTCGAGGCCGACCTGCCCGAGTTGGCCGATGTCGCCGCCGTCACGTTCCCGCTGGCCTGCCCACCCGAGGCGACGCAGGAGAACATCGCGGCCTTCATCGCCGAGAACCTCTCGCAGGCCCGGTTCCGGGAGTACCTGGCCGATCCGGACCGGGCAGTGCTGGCGGCACGCTTCGAGGACCGAATTGCGGGTTACGCCATGCTGATTCGCGGCGTGCCCGACGATGACGATGTGCAGCGGGCGGTGACGCTGCGTCCCGCCGTCGAGCTGTCCAAGATCTACGTGCTGGCCGACAGCCACGGCGCGGGCGTGTCCGCGGCGCTGATGACCGCGGCAGTGCAGTACGCGGCCGAACACGATGCGAAATGCGTGTGGCTGGGTGTCAACCAGCAGAACCGGCGCGCGCAGCGGTTTTACGCCAAGCACGGGTTTACCGTGAACGGCACCAAGACATTTCAGTTGGGCGCCGGCGTCGAGAACGACTACGTGATGGTGCGCCCACTCCCCTAG